Part of the Rhizoctonia solani chromosome 2, complete sequence genome is shown below.
AGTATAGTTCCAGCCTTCACTCGCTTGGCTATTAGTTGCGACGACTGTTTCTCGCTTGAAGTGGTACCTGTGAATATACTAAGATCACTCATAAGAAAAGAAATGAACAACCTACAACTTACTGAATAGGCCAGTATATACTATGCGGAATCACATCCTTAAGAAAGCTGGGAAGGTATTTGAAGCCCTGCCGCGCTTTCACCAAATCCAACCAGAGGCTCCAAGACAAGAGCATACCATTAAACCCATCAGTGTTACCAGAGGAAAGACCTCGTATGCTAGATCGTCGACAGATGCTAGGCTAGTAGTGTTGGGGTATCGAGCACGGTTATGAAGAACGTCCAAATTAAGCACAGGTCAAATGGAATGGACGTACCTCAATAGGTTTTATTAGCATAGAATTGGAATATTGGAGGCTTGTTTTAGTAAAACAACTGTCATCGTTTGGCGTTAGTGACAATGCCTCGTGTTTTGAATTAGGTCGTGTTAACAGAGTGGTTTTCCTCAAGCAGAATTGACAGATGACAAATGACGTTATATGCAACTATAAGGCAAACACGAGGCTTATTGGAGCTGGTTTCACCTACCACCTTTCATTCTCGTCTTAACTTAGGTTTTTCTTCGTACCATTAATATCACCTCCTTTTGTTTAAATACCTAGTTTTAGGTAGGGGGTTTATTACATTGTAATTCTCATAATGTACTCGGGAACTCATGTCTGAAACTCCTAGTGTTCGCGTTTAGTCTATTCTTATAACCATGCCAGGAGCTCAGACCAACAACGTTAAAGGAACAATGATTCCTTCCGAGATCTTGATCATGATATTAGAACATTCGGTCTCCTCATTACTCCCTTTCGACTCAACTAATCGGAAGGCACTTGCTTCGCTCTGTCGAGTTAGCTGGGAGGGTTACGAAGTTGCGACAACCCACCTTTATCATACCGTTATACTGTCGGAGAACTGTCCTCATACTGGTCAACTGGCCCAATTCTTACGTTCCGTGACTAGTAATCCTTATCTAGCCCATAAGGTTGTAAATCTTTGGGTTGGGGATGTAGAGTTGAATACCTCACGTCCTGGGCAAGTAGCAAAGAAACAATGCACCGACCAATTGCAGCTCCTGGCCATTCCTAGTCTGCCTCGCCTCCAGCGCTTTGCTGTTAACGGCGAAAATCCGTCCGTATGCTGGCAACATATTACCCCAACACACCTAACGATATCAGACTTGAAATGCCTTGATAGGCCAATCCCAACGCTCCGTACACTGCACTTAATCAACTCACTCCTCTCTATTGATGCTATAGAGGCCGCGCTCAAAGGGTGCCCTAGCTTGCACAGCGTAATCTTCGAAATTACAGAGCCTTTTTCGGATCGCTTAGACCTCATGACGCTTATGCAACTTGGGATCGTTGTACTCAAGAACGTGCCACACTTACGCAAGTTGACGTTTCGGATCGAAAACTTTTGGATGCTCCATCACACGACGCGTATGTTGCCAGAAAGGCTCGAGGAAGAAGGATTACGGGAGTCGTTAAAAGGGAAAATCATTGCAACCGTATGGAGTTGGGAATTAGGAATGGACTTTTGTAATATTTGGATGGCTAATAGCCACAAACAACGAGTAGGGAAGGAGCACAAGATTTGCTATTGATATACTATAAAATAGTCAGGTAGTACATAATGATACTGTTACACCGCATCATATATCTCGAAGCCGAGTGCGCAAAAACAACAACCCCAAACCAACAAAGATCGTTTCAGTTAGTATGGTGTGTTCATTGGGCGTGGGGATTGGGCGTTTGTGTTGTTGTCGGCCGCTTGCGAGGGTCGGTTGTTATTCGCCTCGCTAAGAGCGTACTGACTTCGTCCTTGAACTCAGGCTAATTCGAGGGTTTCAGAATCAAATAACCAAAGGCGAGAATGTATAGACAAACCTGATCCAGATACTCCTGATGTAGCCTCATAGCATCCTCTCTATTCCAATTATTAGCAACCAAAATGGAATCTTTATGCTCATCTGCTGTCTGGAGGAAACGGGCAACCTTCACTTGGCGAGCTTCACTCAACTTCTTCCATGCAGCATAGCTAGTTGGAATTTGGTCTTGTTTTCGGGCTTCCGCTTGGGCGAACCTTTCTGCCTCCTTTTTTCGTCCAATGATCCCAGCGCATGTTTTGATAAACGAGTGATCTACCCGTTCTATAACATCAAATTGGTGTCGGGCATGACTAACCAATTCCTtctgtatgcatgagtaaatTACGCTTAACTATTTCTAACGACCAACTCACCATAGGATGTCCTTTACTCTTTGCATTGCTGGTGGCTGGTGGCTCGTCCACTCGCAGTAAATCAACATATGTGTTTGCTCTTTGCTTTTCTGCAAGCAACACAGCTGCTCTATGCACACCCTCGTAGTGAATTTTGGTTTTCTCCCTGGCAATTGTAGTGTAGTCTGGAATAGTCGGCGGCGTGTCACCTGAGCGACTGAAGCTGCGGATAGATTCGAGGCTATAACAACATAAGTAGAGTATAAACAAAGCGGAGTTTTTGTTCCACCTTCCAAGTGAGGTTTGTCCATGGGTTTGTCCGAGTTTCAGCAGCCCTTTTAATTGATCTTTATCTGACTCGTAAACATTGGTGGGTACAGGACCAAGTCAGGGTTCAATAAGTAAATACCTTCCAATGGATGATTAAATACGTTTCCGGTCCTTCTGAATGCACCTGATTGCTTGGCCTTATCCCCCCGAGTAGTGTCGAGTCGTGACTTGACATGAGGGAAACCTCCTGTTCCTAGGACAGAGCGAGTATCGTCCGGAGATATTGGCGTCCTTGGTGTCATAAATGGTAAGGAACCGGCATACGATTCAGGTGAACCATGTGGGACGGGCAT
Proteins encoded:
- a CDS encoding F-box-like protein is translated as MPGAQTNNVKGTMIPSEILIMILEHSVSSLLPFDSTNRKALASLCRVSWEGYEVATTHLYHTVILSENCPHTGQLAQFLRSVTSNPYLAHKVVNLWVGDVELNTSRPGQVAKKQCTDQLQLLAIPSLPRLQRFAVNGENPSVCWQHITPTHLTISDLKCLDRPIPTLRTLHLINSLLSIDAIEAALKGCPSLHSVIFEITEPFSDRLDLMTLMQLGIVVLKNVPHLRKLTFRIENFWMLHHTTRMLPERLEEEGLRESLKGKIIATVWSWELGMDFCNIWMANSHKQRVGKEHKICY